Genomic window (Bacteroidota bacterium):
GGCGTAAACGCCGACTGATAATCCTCGCGCGTCACGATATTCATTGGTCGTGTATCGACACGCCAGAGATCGAATATTGTCAGCAGAAAAATACCGACGCCAAAGATCAGCGGGGACGTCTTGCGCTTCAGGAAAAAGAAGACGAGTACGCATGCGCCACTCGCGAGGAGTGCACAAATGAGCGCGTCGTTGGCCGCGGTGGATGCTGCGAAATCGGCAATGGCAGAAGCCGCCTGACCGTAATACCCGGCGGTCCGACTGTGCATGAAGCCATCATGGACATTCGACGTGATGGCGCTTCGACCAACCAGGGAAATTACCAGGAAGGCGCCAGCGATATACATCGCGCGCTTGAAATGCCCGAGAAGGCGCGCATCCTCTTCAGGATTTTTGAGCTTCCAGACACGGAGGATTTCCTCGAACGTGAGTGCAGCCAGAATTGGGAATGCAAGCTGCATCAATACGAGTGCCATCATTGGCGCTCTGAACTTATTGAACATCGGGAAATAGTTGAACATCGGCCGGAACAGAATCGACCAGTTGCCACCGAACGATAGCAGAAGCGCGACGAGGCTGATGATCGCAAGCGGCGGCACGAGCCGCTCCCGTCGCCATAGCGTCAGGATGCCGATGATGGCAAAAAAGAAGACGACGATGCCCGTGTAGTTGGCGGCATCGGTGCCGTTCATTTGTCCCCAATACGTCTCGATCAGCTTGCCTTGCGCTTGCTCCAACTCACTGCCAGAGTATGGCATTTTGCCAAAGCCATAATACGCGGGGATGACGAACGTGATCATCTCGGCAGGCGAGAAGCTCCAGGCGGTCGCGTACGTCCAATCGAGTCCGCCGGAAGCGGTCGTTGCGTGATTCGCAGAGGCTTTGTTTTCCGGGTTGCTGGGGTCGCTGATGGGCGCGGCGCCGCGAATCGAGTACGGTTCGTATTCGAGCGAAGTCAGGTAGCGATCGGCCGACATTGCGAAGGCAAGTCCGACCATCAATAGCGCCAGCACGCCACTGCGCACCAGCGGACCGATACGCTTCGGCTTCGAATCGACCGGATGCGCGCTGAACAGCTCGACCACAAGTGAGACGACGTAGTAGAGCAGCACCGCCAGGAAGATATAGAACGCCATCTGCGGGTGATTCGCCTCGAAGAGAAAATGAAATGACGTGGCCAACACGGCGCACCACAAGACCACCCGCTGCCACTGCAACTTTGGAGTCCGAAGCTTTTCAATGCCCATGAAAATATAGGGCATCGTCATAATGGCGAAGATCTTTGTATTGTGGCCGATCATTACATACGTAATGATCCACGTCGAGAAAATGGCGCTGAAGGCCGCAAAGAGGGCGACAAGACGCGAAGTATTTCGCGTCGCCCGGAGCAACAAATACATGCCGACGCCAAAGATGAAGTAATGCCAGATATGCGGCATGACATCCGGGTTGGGCAACAGCGCGGATGGGATCGAGCGGACAACATCGAATATCTCGTGCGTGAGATCGTAAGCGCGTTCCGGTGTGATGACGAACGCGAAGCTTGGCATCCCGCAAAAAATATTCGGGATCCACTGCGGAGTGTTATCGCCCTGTGCTTTGGATTGCTCGAGGAACGGCCGGAGCGCGTCGAACGCCTGATTATCACCCGCGCTGAAGGTATGCGTGGAGTCCAGCACGCCGCGGAAGAAAAACAGCAGCGAGCCGAAAAGCATCACAATCGCGACGGCGTCGCGCCACCGCTCCGGAATGAACGAGCCGGCCGTGCGGGCTGCGCCGTCCGCGCTCACCTTCATGGAGCCGATGTGCCTATCGGTTGTTGTGCGAGTGGGCTTGGATTGCGGAGCGTTGCGTTGCTTCGGAGCTGTGGCCATGCGTCAGGTCGATTGAAGTGAATGTAGATTAACTTTCTGTAGGCGAAAATAGTGCAAGGGGAGAACCGATGAGGAGAGATAAACTCCGCTTAGACCTTCGCCAGGTAAACAGCCAAATCCGTCGTTCGCGGGATGCCGATCCGTTTGCGGATGCGGAACCGGTGGCTTTCAATCGAGCGAGGGGAGAGACAGAACAGTCGCGCGATCTCCTCCGACGTAAGGTTCATGCGCAAGAGGGAACAAACGCGCAACTCCATCGCCGTGAGCGTGGGATGCAGCTCGGCGAGCTTCTTCGTAAACTCCGGGTGCGCCGCCTTGAACTGCGTGTCGAATTTCGCCCAATCCACCGACTTGCATGGCAGCACCTTCAGTCGCTTGCGCAACTCCTTGGCCGCGCCGTCGGGCAAGGGGAATTTACGCATGATGCCGACCAAATCGGTGCGAATCTCTTGAACAAGCTCCGTTTGCGCGACGAGCTGCAGCATTGTGTTCGAAAGCTCGCGCTCCGTCTGCTCCCGTTTCATTTTTTCGATCTCCCTCTCCTTCTCTTTCTCCGCGATGGCCACGCGCATGTTGAACTGTTCGACCTTCTTCCGAGATTCTTCGCTAAAAACCTCCTTATTGAGTGCAAGATGCTTGGTTAGATGCTCGAAGGCAATTGCAAGCTGGCCGACCATAGAATATACGTTCGCAATCTCCTTGTGCGCTTCTGACGAGGTTTGCTTTTCGCCCAGTTCCTCGGACAATTTCACCGCTTCCGCGAGCGGTCGCAGAGCTTCCTTGGCCTTTCCTTGTTCAATAAGTACGCCTCCCAACTCAAGGAGTGTGGCGGCAACATCCTCGTTCGATTTGAGGATCTCTCTGCTAAATTGAACACACTCCAGCAGCCCACGGTGAGCTGCCTCGAGATTTCCCATTCTGCGCTCGACGATCGCGATGCTGCGCCTCCACACGCCCACCGCCCGTGGTGTGCCCAGGCCCGTGCTCTGATCCAAAGCACGCCGGAGATATTCCACGGCGCGAGGATAGTCGCCAATTGCGCTGTAAATATCGCCGATGCTGCCGAGACAATCGGCGACAGCACTCATATCGCCGATTTCCTCGGCAATCTCCATCGATTGAGCGAAGGAGTTTAAGGCATTGGAATGGTCGGAAACCCTGAAGTATAGCATTCCGAAGTCGAGGAGACTCCTCGAAATATACGCCTTATTGTTGAGATCCACAGCAAGCGCATGAAAGCGCACGTAGTATTCAAGTGCATGAGAATAGTCTGACAAGCGGAGGTATGCATCCCCAATACCTCCGACGCTGTTTGCTGCAAGACTCTTATGGCCACATGCTTCGGCGAATGCAAGGGCACGGGTCATGTGGTCGAGCGCGCGAGGGTAGTCTCCGAGCATCAATAGGGTACTGCCAATATTGAGAAGACAGCTTCCGATCCCATCCTTATCCCCAATCTGCTCTTCAATCTCGAGTGCTCGAACGTAGTAATTCAACGACTGGGAGTAGTCGGCAAGGCAGCCATAGACATTTCCAAGGTTTTGAAGAATCGAAGCAACATACTGAGTGGCCTGAGCTTCTTCTGCAAGCGGAAGAGCACGATCATAGTGTTCTAATGCCGCCTCGTAGTTCGCAAGACGTCGCTGAACAACCCCCATATGGCAGAGAATTGAAGCGACGGATTTCTTATCCCCGGCTGCCTCCGCGAGTGCCATAGCTTGGGTAAGATGTTCTAGCGCGAGCCAGTTCTCGCCGATCAAACCGTGGATGATGCCGATTGTGTTGAGTGCTTCCGCTTGCCACCGTTTATCGCACGCTTGTTCGGCGCGATCTCGGGCAAGAGAAGCCGTCTGAAGAGCGCTCTGGTGTTCTCCGCGGCCACTCTGTCGTCGCGCCACTTCGTTAAGAATTCTGGACTGTAAGGCTAAATTCGATGCGGCTTCTGCATGAACCAGGGCGTTCTGAAAATTCGTGAGCGATTCGTCCCAACGACCGAGGCGCTTGCAACACATTCCGAGAACACAGAGCGCTTGTGCCTCATCCTCATCTCGCTTGGTATTGGTTGATAGCACCTTATTCGCCAGTGCTTCCGCTCTAGCATATTCGCCCCGCCTGATCTGCTCCTCGGCCTTACTAAGCAGCGCAGCGATTTGGTCGTGAGTCATGGGAGGGTATCACAACTGAATTTCAGTGGGGGGTAAAACAAAAGGCAGTGGCACAGCCGTTTCGGGCTGTGCCACTTCTTTGCAACACTCCGCTTATCGCTTCCAGTTTATGTTGCCGTTGATCGACATGCTCGATCCGATCTGGGTCGTATCGCTCGCGAAGGCATGGACCTTCCAAACGGAAGCGCCGTTGCTGGTTGCATAGATGAGGGCGCTATTGTTTGGCGACCATGTTGCCTGGCTACGTGTGACATATACACCGCCGAATGCTGGCGTTGCTCCCGTGACCGGATCGCAGTAGTACAGTGGCTGGTAATAGCCACCACCGATATTCTCGATCGCGAGTGTGTCTAATCCTGAACGCGACCATTCAATATTTCCTGACACGGCGACGCTGTCAATCAGCGTCCAATTGGAGGTGCTGAAGATAAGGACTTTCCCGTCGCTTCGTGGCACGGCCAACTTGGAATCATCGGGATTCCATGTCGGGCGTCCAAGCCCTACAGAGGAGCTGTTGGTGGAATAGATGGACGCAGGCGTCCCACCAGATTGAGAAACTACGTACAAGGCAGCAGGTTGACCCATGCTAACGTATGCAATCTTGCCCATCGATGTGGTTGACGACCAAGCTGGTCCCGGTCTTCCACATCCTGGAACGATGCATCGCAAATTGCTGCCAACCG
Coding sequences:
- a CDS encoding LuxR family transcriptional regulator gives rise to the protein MTHDQIAALLSKAEEQIRRGEYARAEALANKVLSTNTKRDEDEAQALCVLGMCCKRLGRWDESLTNFQNALVHAEAASNLALQSRILNEVARRQSGRGEHQSALQTASLARDRAEQACDKRWQAEALNTIGIIHGLIGENWLALEHLTQAMALAEAAGDKKSVASILCHMGVVQRRLANYEAALEHYDRALPLAEEAQATQYVASILQNLGNVYGCLADYSQSLNYYVRALEIEEQIGDKDGIGSCLLNIGSTLLMLGDYPRALDHMTRALAFAEACGHKSLAANSVGGIGDAYLRLSDYSHALEYYVRFHALAVDLNNKAYISRSLLDFGMLYFRVSDHSNALNSFAQSMEIAEEIGDMSAVADCLGSIGDIYSAIGDYPRAVEYLRRALDQSTGLGTPRAVGVWRRSIAIVERRMGNLEAAHRGLLECVQFSREILKSNEDVAATLLELGGVLIEQGKAKEALRPLAEAVKLSEELGEKQTSSEAHKEIANVYSMVGQLAIAFEHLTKHLALNKEVFSEESRKKVEQFNMRVAIAEKEKEREIEKMKREQTERELSNTMLQLVAQTELVQEIRTDLVGIMRKFPLPDGAAKELRKRLKVLPCKSVDWAKFDTQFKAAHPEFTKKLAELHPTLTAMELRVCSLLRMNLTSEEIARLFCLSPRSIESHRFRIRKRIGIPRTTDLAVYLAKV
- a CDS encoding YfhO family protein, whose translation is MATAPKQRNAPQSKPTRTTTDRHIGSMKVSADGAARTAGSFIPERWRDAVAIVMLFGSLLFFFRGVLDSTHTFSAGDNQAFDALRPFLEQSKAQGDNTPQWIPNIFCGMPSFAFVITPERAYDLTHEIFDVVRSIPSALLPNPDVMPHIWHYFIFGVGMYLLLRATRNTSRLVALFAAFSAIFSTWIITYVMIGHNTKIFAIMTMPYIFMGIEKLRTPKLQWQRVVLWCAVLATSFHFLFEANHPQMAFYIFLAVLLYYVVSLVVELFSAHPVDSKPKRIGPLVRSGVLALLMVGLAFAMSADRYLTSLEYEPYSIRGAAPISDPSNPENKASANHATTASGGLDWTYATAWSFSPAEMITFVIPAYYGFGKMPYSGSELEQAQGKLIETYWGQMNGTDAANYTGIVVFFFAIIGILTLWRRERLVPPLAIISLVALLLSFGGNWSILFRPMFNYFPMFNKFRAPMMALVLMQLAFPILAALTFEEILRVWKLKNPEEDARLLGHFKRAMYIAGAFLVISLVGRSAITSNVHDGFMHSRTAGYYGQAASAIADFAASTAANDALICALLASGACVLVFFFLKRKTSPLIFGVGIFLLTIFDLWRVDTRPMNIVTREDYQSAFTPHDYIDYIKRDTSLYRVTDLTESNPSNALVSYGLQTAGGYHAAKMREIQDVVDETGNMQGNGIFNPFMWNLLNTKYIIAPGLISDDQARFRGAFQSREQPVTTEQGKPPQPIIVWENPQALPRAFFAYRYEVKPKLDILHAMHDGSFNPRDVLYFFDTPKDMPQLSTAPIDSSETVTSMQYHNEDVSFRTHTNGNRLLFMSDAWYPDWSATIDGKPTPIWRANYAFRAIAVPAGQHDVKFTYYDPQYATGSSVSLFTNVIGLLGFIVGSGSLYYMRKRKKPEVEVVPPEA